The following are from one region of the Vicugna pacos chromosome 9, VicPac4, whole genome shotgun sequence genome:
- the LOC140698228 gene encoding NBPF family member NBPF4-like — protein sequence MLFLLQAWLRLQKPGQNLECDSWEDRPQGPLSFQGSEMQASQAQLQTSSQVTHHLQLQRDQQFDCGDGNARLGLSSTVWGFTANTEFGDQWPPLQELGLDASIGMKNPPKVEGEGSSASQHECQVSSNSNASSVLKQKIL from the exons ATGCTCTTTCTGTTACAGGCGTGGCTAAGGTTACAGAAACCTggacaaaatttagaat GTGACTCCTGGGAGGACCGTCCCCAAGGGCCTTTGAGTTTCCAAGGGTCAGAGATGCAAGCTTCACAAGCACAACTGcagacaagctcccaggtgacccatcACCTGCAGCTGCAGCGGGACCAGCAGTTTGACTGCGGTGACGGCAACGCCAGGCTCGGCCTTTCCTCCACCGTGTGGGGCTTCACAGCCAACACTGAGTTTGGAGACCAATGGCCGCCCCTCCAAg AGCTGGGTTTGGATGCTTCCATTGGAATGAAGAACCCCCCCAAGGTGGAGGGTGAGGGCTCAAGTGCCAGCCAACATGAGTGTCAAGTCTCTAGCAACAGCAATGCCTCCAGTGTCCTGAAACAGAAGATTCTGTGA